A genomic region of Glycine max cultivar Williams 82 chromosome 15, Glycine_max_v4.0, whole genome shotgun sequence contains the following coding sequences:
- the CRK44 gene encoding cysteine-rich receptor-like protein kinase 10: MDRVIYSFMFVLILLSSKSVVTTKAQPPIYLADDCDFNPQKPLGGEYQTNLNSILSWLSSDAATSKGYNHKSIGKNNSAVYGLYDCRGDVVGYFCQFCVSTASRQMLQRCPNRVSAIMYYNFCILRYSNENFFGNVTIYPPRHVVGTKNVSSEEEIQKGEHFMRSLIRKATVETDQLYYMDGFNLSSTQKRYGLVQCSRDLTNEGCRQCLEAMLAQVPKCCEHKLGWLVGTASCHIKYDDYMFYLFNNQSYLVHRITAKQGHLSKSRNLIFGLSALGIVALLCLSVYCLCCRNRVREDGLLPDTVPLSAYTNLPTIQLITILETTNNFSEASKLGEGGFGPVYKGILPDGRQVAVKRLSRASNQGSEEFKNEVTFIAKLQHCNLVRLLACCLDENEKILVYEYLSNASLDFHLFDDEKRKQLDWKLRLSMINGIARGLLYLHEGSRLKVIHRDLKASNVLLDDEMNPKISDFGLARAFENGQNQANTNRIMGTYGYMAPEYAMEGLFSIKSDVFSFGVLVLEIICGKRNSGFFLSEHGQTLLLYTWRVWCSGKCLELMDPVLENSYIANEVVKCIQIGLLCVQEAAANRPTMSNVVVFLASDGMALPNPNKPAFSVGRRTSDETSSSRNSKNISINDASISSIVPR; the protein is encoded by the exons ATGGATAGAGTAATATATTCCTTTATGTTCGTGTTAATATTGCTAAGCTCCAAATCAGTTGTTACTACAAAGGCACAACCACCCATTTATTTGGCAGATGACTGCGATTTCAACCCCCAAAAACCTCTCGGCGGTGAATACCAAACCAACCTTAACAGTATTCTCTCATGGCTATCCTCAGATGCAGCCACAAGCAAAGGTTATAATCACAAAAGCATTGGCAAAAACAACAGTGCTGTGTATGGCCTCTATGATTGCCGTGGTGATGTGGTTGGATACTTTTGTCAATTCTGTGTCTCTACTGCTTCCAGACAAATGCTTCAGCGCTGCCCCAATAGAGTCTCTGCTATCATGTATTACAATTTCTGCATTCTGAGGTACTCTAATGAGAACTTCTTTGGGAATGTTACTATATACCCTCCACGGCATGTAGTTGGAACCAAAAACGTGTCTAGTGAAGAAGAGATTCAGAAAGGTGAGCATTTTATGAGGAGTTTAATCAGAAAAGCAACTGTGGAAACCGACCAGTTGTATTATATGGATGGCTTCAATTTGAGTTCCACTCAGAAAAGGTATGGCTTGGTGCAGTGCAGCAGAGATCTCACCAATGAAGGGTGCAGACAGTGTTTAGAGGCCATGCTAGCACAGGTTCCCAAATGTTGTGAACATAAGTTGGGGTGGCTCGTTGGTACTGCAAGTTGTCACATAAAGTATGATGATTATATGTTCTATCTTTTTAACAACCAATCATATCTTGTCCATAGGATAACAG CTAAACAAGGGCATTTGAGTAAGTCAAGAAACTTGATCTTTGGATTAAGTGCGTTGGGGATAGTAGCTCTACTGTGTTTGAGTGTCTATTGCTTGTGTTGCCGGAATAGAGTTAGAGAAG ACGGGCTGCTACCTGATACTGTTCCTCTATCTGCATATACAAACTTGCCTACAATCCAATTAATCACAATTCTGGAGACTACTAATAACTTTTCTGAAGCATCAAAATTAGGCGAAGGTGGATTTGGCCCAGTTTACAAG GGAATTCTACCAGATGGAAGACAAGTTGCGGTCAAAAGGCTCTCAAGAGCTTCTAATCAAGGCTCAGAGGAGTTTAAGAATGAAGTAACATTTATAGCCAAATTGCAACATTGCAACCTTGTAAGACTTTTGGCATGCTGCTTGGACGAAAATGAAAAGATTCTTGTATATGAGTATTTGTCGAATGCAAGTCTCGACTTTCACCTATTTG ATGATGAGAAAAGGAAGCAACTCGATTGGAAACTTAGGTTAAGCATGATCAACGGAATAGCAAGAGGTCTTTTATATCTTCACGAGGGCTCTCGACTCAAGGTAATCCATAGAGATCTCAAAGCTAGCAATGTTCTATTAGACGATGAGATGAATCCCAAAATATCAGATTTTGGATTGGCTAGAGCATTTGAAAATGGCCAGAACCAGGCAAACACAAATCGAATAATGGGCACTTA TGGCTACATGGCTCCTGAGTACGCTATGGAaggtttattttcaataaaatctgATGTTTTCAGCTTTGGAGTTCTTGTCCTGGAGATCATTTGTGGAAAGAGGAACAGTGGATTTTTTCTATCAGAACATGGTCAAACTCTTCTTTTATAT ACTTGGAGAGTGTGGTGCTCAGGAAAATGTTTGGAATTAATGGATCCAGTGCTAGAAAATTCCTACATAGCCAATGAAGTTGTGAAGTGCATACAGATTGGTTTACTGTGTGTTCAAGAAGCTGCAGCAAATAGACCAACCATGTCCAATGTTGTTGTATTTTTGGCAAGCGATGGAATGGCCCTTCCAAACCCTAACAAACCTGCATTCTCGGTTGGAAGAAGGACTTCAGACGAAACATCTAGTTCAAGAAATTCCAAAAATATTTCCATTAATGATGCATCAATCTCTAGTATTGTACCAAGGTAA